The DNA sequence GCATTAGATTGTAAGATGAGTAagttttaagttaaaatgcTATTCTCCTTATAATTGCGAATTTTCTGAAGACATCTAAAAATTTAAACCCATTAGGCATCCATTGTGTTTATTGACTGCGTCTTCGTAGTATGTAATTCTAGACATTGTGATCACAATACCTGGATAACAAAGAAACCTCGATAAGAGCTCCTTATATCAAAATCGATCGCATATTCTATAAAAGATGTCTTCTATTAAAATGAACATCTGTCAGTCCCTGTAACGTGATTTCTTCTAATAGGATCTTAAATCATACCGACCGCTACGACAaaggtatttaatttcataccAAAAAGTCTTCAATGTTGGCCCGAGATCTACATTAAAAGAAGATTAGGGAAAAATACCAAAGTGTATAAAAGCGGTTGGAACAAATTGATGTTCTTAAAACAATTTAGGAATTAATTAGGCGAATGAAAGCGAAAAGCCACTTCGATGTAACAAAGTTTTCGAATTGAGTATAAATGGCATTTGAAATGTGATATTTTATTGGATTGCCCTTTTAGCACTCCAATTTTGTCAACATTCGCCTATTTTGATGAGCAAAATTTGtctgtttaattaaaacatttcacagaaaaatgatattaattaactGGTGCTGAAATATATCGTAATGAAAACGATAAAAATACGCTCTATGCTCCTACtcataattaacataataataaaaatgtgtattaTAGAAGAAAGAGCGGTGAAGAATGGTTTGAAGTATTATCAGCCGCTGAATTCAACAACGATGCcttcataaatttaaatactacCTTTAGGCGAGCCGCGAGGCCGCGAGGCGCGAGGTATTTCAACGCGCCGTTTGCGCGAGTCGCTTCTAGCGTCGGCTTGtcatagatagggaggcgaagaggggaattttctgcaatactcgagcgtggcagtttaagatatgagagataccttagacctaatagaaacaccttgttaactatttagctctttaagtagtgacgcgcgcccaggatagacgatcagattagtaaaaaaaaatcgatagtctgaaatactcgagcgcgtcagattaagatattgggggttgattttagtgttttaagactaaatttaactaatctgacgttaagtccttgacgccgccaagttatagggtcgcgaacttgtaaaaaaaaaacgttaatccggcattctcgagcgcgattgtttttatttttattttgaagaatataatctaaaacttactaaaaatacaaaagctgccggtttccgcgtgaccggaagcctggaggagccatttcgtcttccgaaaaacgcgttgcagtatataagtcgcgaacgatacattttacaaaaaaaaaagtttgaataaacaaaaaaggtaattttattttacacaaaaaaggtatctttacatttttgtccaaagttaaaactttttgacttgaagcatcataaaaactcaaactcccggttttttgagtatatctcgaaaactgagggtgttaagaaaaattgatatgaaataacgatgattaaaaaaaggaaactctcaaacctttttcggtcagattaagagaacccaccaacatttttgtcagattaagaaaatatgctttcaggagaccgagataaacctcccctatgaaaatctgacgcgctcgagtatttcaaaaggactttttttttctgcattttcaaaaattcatcgtaacttatcgtcacgccgaaatcgtcagtttttttaaggggagcttccttggggcctacttaacaccccttccgaaaatctgacgcgctcgagtaaattttttttttgtgcatttttgacgaattaatatgcctagccccaccacgcaaaccggcagattagtataccgttgtcatcagaggcacttggggcatacgtagtatgaatatctgacgcgctcgagaatgcccaagtaactatttttttttacatttttgaaaatccgtacacgccaaacccaccgctaaaatggtttttaccatagaagcttttattttcgaaattattttatctatcgattttgataagtctcgacggcgccgtttaattacgccatttagctacctcgcctccctatctatcaAGAAAACGCGTGGAAACGTTAAGTtctgagatataatatgtatttaataattacagggcTTCAGTTGAAAACCAAAGCACGTTTTCtgcagtacatcaaaatacatatctttatataaaaattatttgaaaaatcagaaatttaataattaaataattcgttttcgatttttattttagcctatttttatgattttatatgatcgAGCAAAATTCACGTGGTTGTGTAACAAATTAGCACACTTTTTAGGCAATATCTTGAagtttattgattattttttctaaaagcGTCATATAAtgcaaatacatgaaaaatttgatcttGCAAACCAATTTTACTCCGCTTTGCTGAAAGGACTCCCCTGATATGTTCTTTCTCTGCCTACTGTTTGGAAACAGTAAACACCACCCGGATACAACAATATTCCTTCACACGTCTTCTCACTCCAAAAACGTTAAGATTTACAAATTTACTAGAAATGAgctttctaaaaataaaagtgagaaagcaaaaaaatatatgctcTTGATGTTGAGGGTGCATGTGTACGACGCTGTTCACTTCCCATCAAAACGTGCGCCATGTTGCTTTCtctagaataaaaaaattttacatttctaAATTTTCCTCACATTATTAAATCTTTTCAAATACGTGACGGTTCTTTGCAAATATAGAAATGCTCCTTTTATCCACGTGAAAGATGATAAAGTAAAGACAATTGATAAGTTTATTCAACCCTTTGAAGTGAGAAGAAGTCTGTGTTTAAAATCGCAAATTGAATTTCATATAGTTACACAAAGGTGTTATTACTTAAGGCTAGAATCATAATTTAGAAACTTTCTGAGAAACAGGGGTATCTGTGAACAAAGACAATTTTCTGTATGCTCGGTGTTCGGTATAAACAATCTTAATACTCAGAAACCaaataaaacttacaaaatatatttgtttacctGTGTGATTTTATTGTGAATAAATCAATAGGTCTTgtaccaaaaatatatatttaagtttGTTTTGTCTATTAGATATCTAAGTACAAGTAAAGTTGCGTATAACATACTAAATTCGTTTCCAGCTTCACTAGGAATTCAAATtgaatttgtttataatatttcaattatctTAATTCAACCAGTGATCTAGAATGTGAGCGTATTAATACAAAATGCGATTCATGCAATAATTTGCGGGGCCATAGACCGCGAGCGATTTATGACTCGATTTTCGTCCCTCCGGATTGCATCGTTTGTAACATTAGTGTTCTATGAATACTATAAAgcttaatgttttaatattcctagtcctttatttatatcatttcgAATGTACGTACTATATTGGTCGTATATATTCGTCTACCTTTACATCGCCCTTCCCAGACACCTCCTACGAGAATATTAAAAGCGTTATATTGCTTTGCACGTGCTTGATTAAACTATTCCACTAATAACTTCGTTGCAACATTTGTTTTggttcattcatttatttggGTTTGTTTAcaatgaatgttttatttaattacagcATTTGTTTGAAAATCTTTATTGTCTGCTGTTTATCTTTCAATGTTGCTCTTAAcactaagaaaaatatatatttgttacacCCACACGTCTGCATTATTGCATGGATAAACccatgacattttagttataacAGAGCACAAAAGACCATATTATAGAGGtttgatcagtgaaacagatgtgatGTCTGCCCACGCCATAGTGTCTACgttataatatagaatatagatagtATTTGCAAGActtataatttgtttcagATATGTAGCAATAATGAGTCCTCTACAACCGCGGTTGGGAAAACGCGCAACGCTCGGCATAGCAGCTGCCATTTGGGCTGGCAGCTGTATAATTAGTAGCCCGAACTTTCTGTATTTTACAACCGAAACTGATCTATTACCCGACGGAAGCATAAGGTAATTACATACccctatttatattttaaaggaaacataataaaaccccgtttaattttgtgttttagTGTAATATGAAAACGTtggtgttatttttaaatttgtaaagtTGTTTTAGGTGGATGCAATCAATGGTTCGTTGATAGCATGTGTATTGTGTAGCATTGATATTTTACGCGCTTGAAACAACAAGGCGTTAGAAAtatatatgaaattttgttttattttttaatatgtagaataaatttaatagaaacTTTGTAAGCGATTTACATTTGCCATACATTACTCTTGTATACCAATAATATGCATAAATAAGACCTATTTATCTagtttctataaaaattatatatataataaagagTTTACTTGAACCCAGACAAGTAAGAAACTTAGCACAAAATGTAaacatgtatatttatttacacacattaaatatgattttaaaaatcaatttttctGTTTTCAAATTCTTTTCATATCGCATATTGCTCATTATATTGTGAAtctataatatgaattaaatttaaaagcagttatttaaataaaaatatattttttcaacaatttatatttctagAGAGTTACAAATCAGAAAGGGAATCCttttatagttaaaaataGAGTGCGTCctgtgaaataaaattaaatgttagcttatttttacatttccaTAAAGTGAATTTCTTCAAAATGGTGCTTGAAAGGTTCTTGAAGCCacgttaataattatagtaacaactagcttccgcccgcgactccgtccgcgcggatgtcggtctttgcgtggatggtttatttctccattttgagtaactcggacaatgacatcttataaatatctattggacccaaatacggctaggtctataataatacgcaacgtgtgttcgcggtacctactacagaacaacgtctatggataactgaaaaatttagattaattttttttctacgtatttttccaggataaaaagtatcctattttacgcccaggataataaggtataattataccaagtttcatcgaaatcgaatcggtagttttcacgtgatgtcttcacatacagacagacagacagacaaaaatttttttaatcacatatttgggtttggtatcgatccagtaacaccctctgctagttattttttcaatattttcaatgtacagaattgacccttctacagatttattatatgtatagataacacGAATATGATTCtttgaaataactttgttACATTTATAGACGAATATGTTTTCCTGACTGGCCGGATGGAATCACTACGAGATCTCAATTAGaatatatgtaagtataaacctattaaaaaaaataaaattattattaactaattttgattttacaaTTATCAATAGACGTATTGTATTCCAGAAGAAAGATGAATATTTCCTATTAATTCAtcaattgtataaaatcaaataaaatgctATCTCCTCTTGTttctaaatataatacctagaatatattttatcgataataATCTATGAAACTCTATTCTAAAAACCTAATAAAACCGTGGAATctttgtaacaaaaatatcatataaaggctcttttatacatttttattcccTTCGAgataaatctatttcatataatatcaATGCTTACTCATAacagaattttattaaacgtCTTTCCAAGAAACTATTATTAGATAGGgttattactatattatatgttttcgTTTATTACTATCACACTTTGAAAATATTGTCAAGCTCGTTAATTTTTCCTGGAACTGATTTAAATGTGAGCTTTTACGTTTTTCAGGTACAATGtgatatttatgttattgacGTATTTCCTACCAATAATGTCGATGAGTTACACATACGCGAAGGTTGGAATCGAACTGTGGGGATCAAAGTCCATCGGAGAATGCACGCAGCGACAGTTGGATAACGTTAAAAGCAAACGAAGGGTAATTCACAAAGGAATACTTCCTCCTAATGTACTTTTTCCAGTCATAGAGAATTTATGAAGGACAGGATATATTTAGTTAATGCTCCTTATATTCGATCGCCTCTGAAACTCTGAAAGCATAATGTCGAGGTCTTTAACGCTTTCCAGAAAACAATATTGTACTTACTTTTTCcttatacacattataaaatatgattaagaTATGTACGAAATTTTCATCTTGATAATGTGCTTCTCACTGAATTATTTCCATCCTACTTTCGTTACTTCAGTGTAGACAGAATTGTGATAATTTTACTATGATTTCGACTTAAACTTGAGCAAATCCCTTTGAGGGATCAGTCATTGCCCACAATACAAAACGGACGACAAAATTGGACGGTTTTAATTCTGTACCATCTTAATTCGACTTGAAAGCAAATTCACCGACCTCAATAATTTTTGGCCCCGCATAATTACACAAAGGATCTTGACGAGTCCCTGTGGAATCTCTTAGCAAATATTACTCAATACGAATATAATATGCGCTAAGCTCACAGAAtcttctttattaatttcttattagCTATAATTACAATGCTGTATATTTCAGTCATTCATTTATTGAAACaagaataaaacatttttaatctcAACAAAGACTTAGAGAAAATGATGTCGTTTAAAAGTTCTCTGAATAACTTTCAGGTCGTGAAAATGATGATAGTCGTTGTGGTTATATTTGCTGTTTGTTGGTTGCCATTCCACGTGTACTTTATAGTGACGTCATACTACCCAGATGTAGTCAACTACAAGTACATACAAGAGATATACCTCGGCATTTACTGGCTTGCGATGAGCAACTCTATGTATAACCCCATCATCTACTGTTGGATGAATTCCAAGTAAGTTTGCATTATTGTACATACGTACTTCTTGGGCAATTTTtttgaatgtttaaaaatgttatacagATGTTGAGCATTTTAGTGGAGCATACCTAAATTTTGAAAAGAAATATCCATGAATGTAAACCTTTGATCTATATTGTTAGAAAAAAGTAACACTTAAAGGCTTCATACCGTACGTTTTCTAAGAATAATTTGAACATTCCATTTCGTAGAAACATTTGTGCTCACACAACAACCGCTTAAATACTTTGAAAGTGTAGTTATATGAAGTTCTCATGTCTTGAGGACAGTCTATAATAATCACACTTGCTTTTAGTCGCAACGTTTAGACACTAATGTATGCTTGGAGTAAGTACTCTGGAGACTTCTTGCTATTTTGCGGGTAAAAAGCAATCTAGGTAATGGAAATAGAATATGTTACACACAAACAATATAGTAATTGATAACAATACGCTAATATATCGCTACGCAGATGTTACGCTAATCTACttaggtaaaataaaaataataataatagataagaTTTATTGACTGCAATGTTTAACAGACACGGAGCTTTTCGCGGCTTAAAAACTTTGTACCGTTGTACCTTTACAACTTTTAGTTTGAAAACCAATTGTTTTAGAATATTTCAAGACTAGCAATCAGTCTTCAAAATgggttaattataataatatggtcCTTTACAGATTCCGGCGAGGCTTTAAGCAGTTCTTCTGGTGTTGTGGAGCAATTGGTAACGGTGATTTTAGTAGACACAGGGCTTTTGGTCCCGATCGACTCGATATGTCCATGCGATCAGTCTCCCCAAGTCGAAAGAACGGAACAAGTATGTTAAaactaacaatatttattcttgCCTAACGTAATCTTTTGAagtttttgaaattaattctTCATAGTTTATTGCATATATGTAAAAGTCGcttattaactattttatttctttccgCAACTACATTTACGCTTCCTTTGTACCTCTGAACGAATAAGTACAATTCTTCTTCGTAGGTTTGTTCAAGACGACATTCAAAACTACAAAGAGTACCAAAAAACCACCCGGCACTCCTCATTTGCTGcatgcaaataaaatagacaAGGAGTTGAACGGTGGCCAATCCTAGTTGGTAATTAACTTTATAGTTGTATTATAAACAGAACGACCATTGCACTGTGGATTGGCTTGATACCGTAGTTAGGACCGCTGTACCGCTGGCGTTGGTCATTGGCCGCATTCCTTTGCTTATCATTTGCTTTTTTCTTGTTTAGCGCTTTCTGAACATTATTTTGTGCCTTATTGCGAGCAAGTGAATGTTGAAAGCATCCATTAAATtgcaaaaattcaaaaaacaaaattcacAATCCAACCATAAACAAATCATCGGGCAgcaatattgatttaattgaataaatattttgtgcaGGTACTATGCGCATATCGTTGCACAGCACGTACAACAACACGACGATGAGCAGCATCTGACAGCGGCGCGGCACATCCGCCCGGCGCGGCGACCGCGGCGCGACTGAGCTCACACGCGCAAACGAAGAAAGAACGTGGATTTGACGAGCAAACCCCCCGCGTCCTGCGCCCACCCCTCAAGAACTCTATGGttaatatatagttttttcAAGCTTTTGGAAAGTGTAGAAGTACccacataattataaatttataaatgcaaCTTTCTAGTCATTTAATCTATGTTTTGTGTGTAAAtagttaaattgtaatactcatattttgtaaatcgTTTTAGTAAATTCTATAcgatataaattatgtaaagttTATGTGTAGAAGACcgcaaataattttgtatagatTGTCACACACTTGAAGATGTATTACGTCATAATAAAGTTATGtagagttttatattattcagtgcaatatttttaatggtagcataaaaatatatttcaagaaTTATCAGACTTtcttttgaatttaataaacgtCATTCCATTTCCACTCTGTAGAATGTGGACGTCGCTGCCAactgataatttaaaaattattttaatatagacCGTACCTAAATCATCCTTGAACATTTAGGACCAGTCAAATGGTTTCCACGGGGttagaatgaaaattaaattcttgaatagacattattacataaaaaaataattatattactagacattgtaaatacaaaaacattccTCGAATGaaagattatttaatttaaatggtgCTTACGAGCTTTTCAGGTGTACcacgaaaatatttattatttcttcatttatGTATGAATTGTTATAGTATTTTGCGAAAATACTGTTGCATATAAagtttatagatattattatgtataaaacgttttaaaatatacctaaataataataattagtgttgcccaaatgcaagaacaagacgagacttagccagtcttggtcttggtcttgcgccaatacacctggtcttggtcttggtcttggtcttgcgccaatacacctggtcttggtcttggtcttggtcttgcgctctcagtcttggtct is a window from the Colias croceus chromosome 7, ilColCroc2.1 genome containing:
- the LOC123692990 gene encoding tachykinin-like peptides receptor 99D, producing the protein MLDDLSPTAVSNWSSTLGTQDFYITFYDEINKQYINHTNNITQVYQSFILPWWRQILWTVLFAGMVVVSTVGNLVVIWIVLANKRMRSVTNYFLVNLSIADTMMSTLNVTFNFTYMLYSDWPFGHFYCKFCQFVAVLSISASVFTLMAISIDRYVAIMSPLQPRLGKRATLGIAAAIWAGSCIISSPNFLYFTTETDLLPDGSIRRICFPDWPDGITTRSQLEYMYNVIFMLLTYFLPIMSMSYTYAKVGIELWGSKSIGECTQRQLDNVKSKRRVVKMMIVVVVIFAVCWLPFHVYFIVTSYYPDVVNYKYIQEIYLGIYWLAMSNSMYNPIIYCWMNSKFRRGFKQFFWCCGAIGNGDFSRHRAFGPDRLDMSMRSVSPSRKNGTSLFKTTFKTTKSTKKPPGTPHLLHANKIDKELNGGQS